Within Thermococcus indicus, the genomic segment TGGTGGTGCAAAATTTTGTATGGCGCCCGGGTCGGGATTTGAACCCGAGTCACGGGAGTGACAGTCCCGTATGATGGGCCTGGCTACACCACCCGGGCGTTTGAGTGGCCGGCGGCGTTCCCGGTTTTCCGCCCCCTCTCGGAGGGCAGTACTCCCGGGATCGCTGGCGGGCTTAACTTCCGGGGTCGAAACGAGACCGGGTGTGACCCCGCCGCTATGACCGCCGTACCGCTATTGACCTCCAGACTTGGGTTTATAAATTTTACGGTTTAGTCACAGGGCCACGGCTGGATGTTTTTCAACACCACGCACCTGTGATGTTCAGGGAGGGCCCTGCGGATTTCCCAAAATCCCTTCACGATGGAGGGCAGATTCAGCCGACACCCATCGGGTTAAAGGAAGGGCCCGGAAGGTAAACCCTATATACCTCCACACCCAAGATGGCGGAACAGGGGTGATAGTAATGGGACTGCTCGAAGACAAGGCACTCGTGGAAGCGGCCCTATTCGTTTCTGGAAGGCCATTGAGCGTCAAGGAGCTCTCAAGGGCGCTCGGTATAAGGTCACTCGACTACCTGGAGAAGCTAATCGAGCTTATAGCGGCCGAGTATACCGAGAGAAAGAGCGCCATAGAGGTCGTCAGAGTTCTGGGGGACAAGTACGTTATGCAGGTGAAGCAGGAGTACAGTCAGCGCGTCGTCCATCTGATGCCCAGACCGGACCTACGGACGGGCGAGCTGAAAACCCTCGCTCTCATAGCCTATCTCCAGCCGATAGAGCAGAGCAAGGTGGTAAAGCTCCGCGGGAGCCAGGCGTACGAGCACATAAGGAAGCTCCTGGAGATGGGGCTCATCTATGCAGAGCCGTACGAGCGGACGAAGCTCCTCGGAACGACGCCGAAGTTCGCCGAGCTCTACGGATTCCCCGAGAACGACCCCAACATAATCAAAGAGGCCTTCAGGAAGGTGGTTCACGCGGAGTACAGCGACCTCATAGCGAAGCTCGACGGGAGGGGCAATGAAGAGTCCGGGGAATCCGAAGAAAGTCCGGGTGAAGTCGCGGGGGTCGGAGAATCCGGCGGTGGCGAAACGGTTCCTGAGGCTGAGGAATGAGCCCTTGGCCCTTAAATCCCCCTATTTCCACCCACTGGGAGAAAACAGGGCCTGTTTCTCGAAAAATCCCTTCAGGAGGGGGTTTGGAGAAAGGTTTAAATACCCGAACCCACAATTACCATTAAGGTGAGTGTTATGGGAGTACTGACAAAGGAGCAGATTATCGAGATGATCAAAGGGCAGAAGGGCCTTTCGAGGGATGAAATCGAGGAAAAAATATCCCAGATAGCGGTCCGTGATGGCATTTCAGAGCACGCCGCGGCGGTTGTGCTTGCCGAGGAGCTCGGGGTTAACCTTGAGGGAAGGGAGGAGCTCCTCCACATAGCCGACCTCGTGCCCGGAATGACCGGCGTTAACGTCGTT encodes:
- the scpB gene encoding SMC-Scp complex subunit ScpB, producing MGLLEDKALVEAALFVSGRPLSVKELSRALGIRSLDYLEKLIELIAAEYTERKSAIEVVRVLGDKYVMQVKQEYSQRVVHLMPRPDLRTGELKTLALIAYLQPIEQSKVVKLRGSQAYEHIRKLLEMGLIYAEPYERTKLLGTTPKFAELYGFPENDPNIIKEAFRKVVHAEYSDLIAKLDGRGNEESGESEESPGEVAGVGESGGGETVPEAEE